A stretch of the Conger conger chromosome 3, fConCon1.1, whole genome shotgun sequence genome encodes the following:
- the LOC133123558 gene encoding uncharacterized protein LOC133123558, protein MPQGQRDRDEEAGTKDVTFISWLKQPLGQKPQLVATASRFGSDVTFPNEFKNSTRLRPKGTKGNFNLTISQVEPSDSATYYCITTTTLSGISFGDGATLMVMESQSRTVVLQQPESESVQPGDSVTLQCTVHTETCAGEHSVYWFRQASGESPPGIIHTHGHRSDECQRSSGTVSPTQSCVYNFPKRNLSRSDAGTYYCAVATCGEILFGNGTKLHVEENEHLPLYCLAGALVLSVILNVVLALNRSKSSENSRGAASNIQMFREDSSSTQCRDETMNYVALSFTKKPKVRRNKREVQGETVYSDMRFTHHK, encoded by the exons atgccacaagggcagaGGGACAGGGACGAGGAGGCTGGAACAA AAGATGTGACATTCATCAGCTGGTTAAAGCAACCTCTTGGTCAAAAGCCTCAGCTTGTAGCAACTGCGTCAAGATTTGGATCAGATGTTACATTTCcaaatgagtttaaaaacagcACACGTCTCAGACCTAAAGGAACGAAGGGAAACTTTAACCTGACTATCTCACAAGTAGAGCCGTCTGATTCAGCAACATACTACTGTATAACGACTACAACCTTAAGTGGGATCAGTTTTGGAGATGGAGCTACTTTAATGGTGATGG agtcccagagcaggacagtagtactccagcagcccgagtctgagtcagtgcagccaggagactctgtgactctgcagtgtacagtacacactgagacctgtgcaggagaacacagtgtgtaCTGGTTCAGACAGGCCTCAGGAGAGtcccctccaggaatcattcacacccatggacacaggagtgatgagtgccagaggagctctgggactgtgtctcccacacagagctgtgtctacaacttccccaagaggaacctcagccgctctgatgctgggacttattactgtgctgtggccacctgtggggagatcctgtttgggaacgGGACCAAACTGCATGTTGAGG aaaatgaacATCTTCCTCTTTATTGCTTGGCGGGAGCTTTGGTGTTGAGTGTGATCCTGAATGTTGTCCTCGCTCTGAACAGGAGCAAAAGCAGTGAGAATTCCAGAG GGGCTGCATCAAACATCCAAATGTTCAGAGAAGACTCTTCAAGTACACAG TGTCGAGATGAAACAATGAATTACGTTGCTTTGTCTTTcaccaagaaacccaaagtgaggaggaatAAGAGGGAAGTGCAGGGAGAAACGGTTTACTCTGATATGAGATTTACACACCACAAGTGA